In Leeia aquatica, a single window of DNA contains:
- the clpP gene encoding ATP-dependent Clp endopeptidase proteolytic subunit ClpP, with product MHKHGMIGSTGVEPQGLGYVPMVIEQSGRGERAYDIYSRLLRERVIFLVGPIDDATANVVVAQLLFLESENPDKDISLYINSPGGSISAGMSIYDTMQFIKPHVSTLCIGMAASMGAFLLASGAPGKRFSLPNSRILIHQPLLAGGGLSGQVSDIEIHARALLKTKARMNELLAKHTGQTVETIERDTDRDNYMDADQAQTYGLIDQVLTSRQA from the coding sequence ATGCATAAACACGGCATGATCGGCAGTACCGGAGTTGAGCCGCAGGGCCTCGGCTATGTGCCGATGGTCATCGAGCAAAGCGGGCGCGGTGAGCGCGCCTACGACATCTACTCGCGCTTGCTGCGTGAGCGGGTGATTTTTCTGGTCGGACCGATCGACGACGCCACCGCCAATGTGGTGGTGGCGCAGCTGTTGTTTCTGGAGTCGGAAAACCCGGACAAGGACATCTCCCTGTACATCAATTCGCCAGGGGGCTCCATCTCGGCCGGGATGTCGATCTACGACACCATGCAGTTCATCAAGCCGCATGTGTCTACGCTGTGCATCGGCATGGCCGCCAGCATGGGTGCTTTCCTGCTGGCGTCCGGTGCGCCAGGCAAGCGGTTTTCGCTGCCGAACTCGCGCATTCTGATTCATCAACCGCTGCTGGCGGGTGGTGGCTTGAGCGGGCAGGTGTCGGACATCGAAATTCATGCCCGCGCCTTGTTGAAAACCAAGGCACGCATGAATGAACTGTTGGCCAAGCACACGGGTCAGACTGTCGAGACCATCGAGCGTGATACCGACCGTGACAACTACATGGACGCGGATCAGGCTCAAACCTATGGTTTGATTGATCAGGTGCTGACTTCCCGTCAGGCTTGA